In Bactrocera neohumeralis isolate Rockhampton chromosome 5, APGP_CSIRO_Bneo_wtdbg2-racon-allhic-juicebox.fasta_v2, whole genome shotgun sequence, the genomic window GATGATCCCGATCGTAAAGTGGTCATCACCGAGGATGCGCAGCGCTTTGCGCGTCAAATGGACATCGAGCTGTTTGAGACATCCGCCAAAGACAATATTAATGTGGAAGAGATGTTCCTCGCCATAACGCGACAGGTGCTGCAGCATAAGCTGCGTAATGCGCAAAATGAGCAGCAAAAGGACAGTATCACTTTGAAGAAACAGCAAAAGAATAAACGAAAAAGTAAATGTTGCAGTTGAAACATACGCCGCCCCACCACCACAACGGTTTTGTGTACAACGCGCAATAAAACCACAGTACTcagcatattttaaaaatatatattatatataaaatacaaaacataccacatactacacatatacatatgtacatcaacaaaaaaagaaaaacgcgtatacgcaaaaataaacacacaaaataaGAAAGAACAGAAACCAGTCCAGGTCTAGTGACAACGCGCGTACAATGTACACGAGTATATGGGTTAGCTTGGTCACGTGAGTTGTCAAAATATATAGCAGTAGCGGCAGCAGTTTGTGTTGCATGTTTCACGGCATACTGCAGTgcaaataagtatttttatagCAGTTATAAAAGTACTGCGGTATTCTAAAAATGTAGgaacaaatgtgtgtgtgtgtgttgtaagaaaacatttttgtaaaacaaaatatgaaaaacaaaataaattgaaatcacaccaaaaccatatacatacatatatgcagcaaACTGCAATAGCATAGCGTTTTATAAATACACAGTTATTTACatgcatgtatgcatacatattaactaatacatatacatatatacaatagcATACACAAGACGTGCAtacgacatatacatataaaaaagatattttttaaatgctaaAGGTAATCTAAGAAGCCTACattgattaattaattatttattagatCGGTTTAATTACCTTAACGCTACAGTAACACAAGTTTGTTATTTTAATGCTGCATCTTTCAACTGGTATTTATTTCGCGCATAAGAAACACTTTCGTTTATAAAACTGTATTcaattattagtaaaaaaaagtaaagtctACTAAATATAAGTGATATTACGTCTTAccatgtcaaaaaaaaaaaagaaaatacttttataataattaaatatgtctGTGTTGAAAATTTGTCATTGCGAGCGGAAAATCACTTTTTCACCATACTCCATGGttgatatttttctgttttgtgaattattattttgtatttgtaatttctATAATGTTCGTTGTAAAGAGAAAATAATACACAGTCAAGGTAGAGTTCAAGAACATAGGAAACCTCAAGAAACGCCGTTATAATACCCATACGTGGCCGAATTTTATCAGCGACTTGTAATTCCCCCAACTACCAGTTCCGGTTGAAGGTTTGGAGGATTTTATAAACGAAATGCCGATATTGACCCGAATTTTTAACAGCGATATGTAATTCCGACGCTTACCGGTTCTGGTTACCGGTATTGACCAGGGTTTTATCACCGACAAATAATTCCCACCACTACCGGTTCCGGTTAACGGTATTGTTTCGAATTTTATCAGCGACATGTAATTTCTGCGGCTACTAGTTGCGTTTACCGGTTTTTTATCGGATTTTATCAGCGTCTTCTTATTCCTACGACTACCGGTTCCGGTTACCTGTATTGACCAGGATTTTATCAGCTCAAGCGCTGCTTTGGCGACTCAAACTTCTGCCCGCTGCAACAGAAACAATCCGCTGCTAAATTCATCTGCAAAACCGTTGTGAGAATATGTTTCTGCAGAAAAGCGAAACAAGACTCTATAAGCGGCACCTCAACAGCAATCGTCATGGTTAattcttaaaatgtttttggttGGTGCAAACATACCCACCACACTGATACTCTCGAACTTTTCAAAAGTCTCATTCAAGTCGGTCAAGTTGTCAATACTGGGCAGCCTCATGAGAACGGCGCCTGTAAAGGCGAAGCATGCTTGCTAATATTCACTGTACACCGTTATTATTGCCCGTTGCCACCACAGTCAGATCTAAGTAACCAGACAGGCCCCGGATTTTTGTCCGGACAAAGACTATCAACTCGGCAACATTCCTCCAAACTATTTGAGTGCGATTTTCTGCCGctccaataacaacaataatggtaagcctctttttttttataatttttctaagtatattttattaaaaaatttaattacaaaatataaattaaatttattgcgaAAAGCGGCTGCGCGTCAAACGcacaataattacaaaattatgcttaatttacaaatcaaagtaatacatttttattaatttatttccagAGCAGTGTATAGAAGGCATTAGAGTTAGaaacagaaaacaaaagaaacaaaaagaaaaaactaacgGCATAAAGCCATTCGAAGAACGCGGAGCATAAGTCCGAAGTAGTTTCGGCAcgctatatacataaatatctggTATATCCACCCACTTTCGTGCTTGGCAGTTTTGACGTCCGCCTCAAGAAGCCCCACCACCTATTTTCCGCATTGTGTGCAGCCGTCGTATTTCGCCACAGGGAAGGCGCGTGTCTGGCGACACGACACCAACGCATCGCCGGAGTAACCTGGTGGGCACTTACACACCGCCAAATGAGCCTTTGGCTCACAGGTAGCGCCCGAGGCGCACTTGCCAATGCAGGGATTCACACACTGATAGTTGATGCACGCCTTGTTGTCGGGACACTCGTTGTTGCTCAAGCACTCACCctgcatatacaaaaacaacaagtgcaATTACAAAAACGAACAAAATAAAGGTACTTTTTGCATACCCGCGAGCAGTGCGACAACGGATTGCCCGTATAGCCCGGCAAACAGTTGCAGACCGGCCGCTCACGTCCAGTATTGTCATGGCCGGGAATGCAGAGCGCATTTGTGCCGCAAGGATTTGGCTCGCAGAGATCCTCtgttaaaatttatacaaaaattattcaaaaattttaacttacaAACCACAAAATACACACCCTTCGTGAATGGGCGACAGCGCACAAACGGATCACCGGTCATGTCGCGTGGGCAGCTGCAGACAGGCGTCAAACCGCGCAAATTGCAGTCAGCACCAACGCCGCATGCGCCATCACATGTGTTCTTGCAGATGCCGTAGAAACAAGCTGGACGATTGGATGGACAGTCGGAGTCGCCATAGCACTCGGGTCGACATTCGGTGTACGGCGAGCCAATGTAGCCCTTAGGGCATTCGCAAACTGCGCGATGTCCAGCGACTGTGTTGCAGGTGGCGCCTATGCCGCACTGCTGGCAAGCGGGCACGCACTTGTAGTTGCTGCAGGTGTCGCGTGCGCTGCAATCGCCATCGTGTTCGCATTCGTGCCGGCAGCCGCTAAGTGGATTGCCCTGTAGGTGCACAGAGTTAATATATTAATAGCATGGCCGTTATTATATAGTGCTATACTTACAGTGAAGCCATGTATACATGAACAAGTGGGCACACCAttcaaaatttcacatttgGTATTGATGCCACATGGACTTGGATGGCACTGTTCGTCTGAAAGTAAAATTAGACATATTGTGTGAATTAGAAATGGCAGTCCTCTGTTAGCGGTTAGTAGCCCGATAAAGTACTCGCCAGCTACTTATTACTAATAACTATATACTTTTCTTGAAGAAATCGCCGGAACATGCGAAATAGAACTTCTAGTTCGAGGAAGTAAGCAATGGCGATAAAATAAACTTCCATCACGGGCCTTAGAGAAGCGGAAAAATCTACACAATTAACGACAAGTTACATaaactttcaacataacctcaaaataccAGCCAACATTGAATTGACGTTAAtggactaaaaattttaatatggaagCTTTTTGAAAGCGCGAAACTTCAACTTATGCGACTATCAGTTATTATCTCGCCGTTGCTGAaggtatttatttgttttttttttttactttttccggTTTTTAAAAAGGCAGTATTCTTATCCGAATATAAACGAAATTACGGAAATCATAGAAAAAATACGCCTGtcttttctgttgttgttatcgtaccgtcagaaaacattcctgaaataATTTGGAGGAATGCTGCCGAGTTGATGGGTCTTGCCCGGTGATAAAAGTTCGAGGCCGCTCCGGTGAAGTAGATCCTGCGTTTGTAGGAACGGACCAGTCATTCCTCATAAAATTTGGtcgaattatataatatacaaaccCTGGCTTAGAAACTAATTTACCCCTGTGTGACTTTTATGCAGATGATACTTGTATCATAAGAATAAAATCACTCTGGGATCGGATGTGAAGTCATCGCGGGACTCGCTGTCAGATATGGCGACCTCTTTCTCAAAAGAATTTTGTGCGGAATACCGGTTGTTGTTCCCACCACAATCAGGTCAACGTAACCGAAATTTTATCCGGCGAAGGAGTGTCAACTCGGCAGcatgtttgaaaattatttcagaaataaagAAGACGAGTTTTTccgccgctacaacaacagcatacaAAATATTCGCAAAGCAAGTCCTTGGtcgaaaatgacttaaaaattgACGGGGCACTCTGATCTGAAACTATGAATTTTTTTCACGAAATCTTTCCTTTTTACGCTAAAACCCATATTGGGTTTGAACCAccttcaaaataacattttttcgattgtttttttcaaaacttcgacgtatgtatttacttgcctatatttaaaaattattgtttattcaCTGGTCTTGCGTAATGGGGCACCCTTTATTATGACATTCTTGATatcataaagaattttatttatttacacgcCTAGCAGATAAGACAGCAGTGATTTGTTAACGATCACCAGTATGCATTGTCGGCCAGTGACGACGACGCCATTAATAACGTATGCGcctctgtatgtatgtatatttgtcatTCGCACGCCAACGCATCCGACAACAGCATTGCGAGCTGCTGACCAGCACAATTTAGCAAATTAAGCGCACAGTTTGCCTTGGCGATGCGAGCGCGCCTTTTCAGCTATAATAATTTTAGGGAAGCAATTtgtataccctaaacagggtgtattaagtttgtcacgaagtttgaaaTACACAGAAGGAAATGCCGAAAACCGTatgaagaatatatgtatatatatgtataagtcgGTTTAGTGTTCGTCCGTCGGTTTGTccgcatgtatgtacatatatacctgaactagtccctcggttttggagatatcgatatgaaattttgcatacgtcctTTTCTCTCTCGAAACTGCTCATTTTTCAGAACACCTGTTGTCGGAACACTATTGTACATACGTAGCTGGCATGCAGGCttacgccaagttttacgtgaaagtcctcaagagactcaaacgaagggtcaatcgggttcgacaagacatcgcagccgattggaagttgcaccacgacaacgccccggctcacaccgcctttcttgtgagcAGCCACCTAACCAAGCCcagcatcccaacgcttccgcagacgccctacagcccagatatgCACCTcgggattttttttgtttccttgcctgaaaaggcctatgaaaggcaagcattttgagacaacagagggttcaataatttttttttacatcgactcagtcctattactttccggacaaaccctgtattgtTCGCATCGGACCAATATAgcgcatagctgccatacaaactgaccgagaaagtcaaaataaaaatattttgtgctatACAAAAttcaactgtgaagggtattatagctgccGTACAGCCGAAGTCAACGCTTTTTGTTGTCTTGTTTTccttgttgtttatttttttttttggttttgtttttcttgttgtttatttttttttttggttttgttttttctttgctctccattgctttttaaaatatatcacGAAGCAATATCAATATTTCGCGCGGAACATGAAGGTGAACCGGAACCCACAGCTGATCTGCCAAAGCGTGTGACTTCACTCATGACTTTTTCACtcttctttttttgtaatactCATATTCtccattatatatgtatatgtttttgcaCTTGCGTGTATATGTAGTGGCGTTGCTTGAGAATACTTGGCGCCAAGCGTTCACTTCGGCTCCCATAGCGCTGTCGCTGAGGTAATGCATAATAATCATTACCATATATGAGTAGTAATCGCATATTTGCGGCAATAAATTAGTAGCAAAAATCCAATTGTAAAGGCAGCTAATAAGCTGACAAATGTGTGGGCTGCCACGGGAAGCAAGGCAGCTGCGCTCAAACGCACGCAGACATGCGcaaatttattaatgaaaatcattaaaaaatataaatatttttaatcactaCAAATTATACGCCTAAAACTGAGTTACTTgctaaaaatagcaacaacaactttttttcttattgcgTCGCATTACATTTGTGGTTTGGTTAGCCAAGCGCTGTGGCTTTGCTTTGTTGTTACGGATTAATTAAACGCCCCAACCACATAAGACTTTCCGCATATCCCCCGCGCAAGATCAGGGTTAAACCCGAGTAGccgcaaaaaattgtttacaaacaaattcTAGCATTTACGTAATGTTTTAGCGCACTGGGGGCTGGTGCAactgggcgtatgagtaacattcaCTTTGCCTAGAAATCGGTGTATAACTTGCAACATTCTGTTACGCAATGCGTCACACGTGTGCCTTGCATCAGTTCCGTCTCAATTACAGGCAGTATAGAGCAAATCTTGAAGTCGGATATGCGCGTGGGCTTCGAGCTTGGTGGCACTGCGCGCCGCTTAATGTCTGCTTGACTTTACTATGAAACAGGGTGTTATGTAATCACGGGTTTTCACTGCAGACCGGTCTTAAAGTTGTTTGTTCTCACTCAGTGACTAAATAGTCTATTGGACTGGGTGAATTATTGTTGTCTGCGGTTTACATAATTGGACTCTTAGCTCAATGGCTTCTTAATTTCTCTAATTCCTGTCTTGTAATACTTCGTAATTTCGGGCTATGAATTGTTTAGTGTTGGTATACTTAGTATTAAGGAACCTGACGACTTTCCGATAAGGAATAAGGAATTTAAGGTAGTGGTAGACTTCGGTGtgtaaaaacccaaaaaataattttttatgtatgaatACCAGTTTGGAAACGGATTTCGTAATATTCTAAAAGGCCGCATggatttttatatgtaaaaccAAACAGAAATCTCCGCGGAGCCCTTTTCAGGCGTCTTATAAGATTCCGTCTGCAATTCTAATTCTCTTAAggacatattttttgttgacaaGTTGATATTGGAGTCAATTGGGAGTCGCCTTTGATGGCTCTCCCTTCGTAGGATtctttttacattatttttttatgcaaagtaAACTCACCAGGATCAACACGATGGCAGGAAGTGAATGGATCGCCTCTGTAGCCTGTGGGGCAACTGCAAACAGCAACGTGATTTTTGGGCTGTAAAAGGAAAGGATAATAGAGTTACGAGTATAACAAAAATCGATCTTCTACACAATTATTCCTTCGTGCTCAATAAGCTTACCTCACAATTGGCATTGAGACCGCAAGCACCTACGCAGGGATTCACACAGCGATTATCCTTGCATTGCAAATCGCCACGGCAGTCGATGTTGTCCAAACATTCGCCACGGTTGCAGTGTGTCAGCGGATTGCCGCTATGACCAGGGGGGCAGGAGCAGACCGGGCGACCGCCAGCATCCTGACAAACAGCATTCACACCGCAAGGATTGCCATGGCAGCCATCGGCTAGAAGATGAGAGGGAGAAAAGTAGAAAATGGAATGAATAgatgtataatataataataataatgtaggAAGCAGAGGCGAAGAAAGTCAATATACGAGCTGTTAGGGCGGTTATGAGGTTAGGAATCCAAAAACGTTGTGATGGTGCCAATGCGTAGCAGATAATTATGAATGTGATGCGCGTTACTCGGAAGCTTGTGCTTTATATGAGAGCATAAGTGGTTTTGTACGAATTTAGAACTTTTAAATACCGCTGACATCTCGTGCTGTGTACTGTGACGGGCTGCTGGCGGAGGTGTAATATGTACGATACGTGCAGTTCACGCAACGTTTGTCTACGTTTTTACCTAGAACCTCTGGAAAGCTGGTGATTGCGGCGAGCAGGAGCACAAAACTGAATGCAATTTTTGAAGGCTGGAAGAGAGAAAGATGTATAATTTAGTATTGAGATCTCTTGACGGCTTGCTATCGGTGCTACAGTTATTCAGTTTTGTATACGGTCAAAACCTGTCGAAGGTTAGAGACATCAGGTGAGCATTACGTCTGCAGTTCGTTCCTGAAACCCAgattttttctgtatttctCACTCACTCACATTCCCAAATGTGCATCCCGCCGGACACTGTCGCCTAGCAGAGTTTCCCTTAGCTAAATCACGTTTAGTCaaagatttttttactttgaatcCATACGTTTCCTGATGTTGAGTGTTCCATCTTTATTTCTGAAGTTTCTTTAATCCAGGAAGATGCGTGACAGGTGTATGAAAATTAGATAAAGGGAGGCCAAGAAGTTgtattgagaaatattttttggtttcaagcTTATTTTTACCATCAGCATTATAGTGAGCTTTGAAAGCGCAAAAGCTTAGAGTACATTTTCTTCAAAGTAAAGTTTGTAAAGAAGACTTGATGTATTGTAttgtaagttttaaaaattaaatatatttaaaattaaaaaataatattaaaaattaagataaaaaaaaattcggttaaaaattgtaaaaaaaaaattgtatttaataattaagaaaaatggtataaaatttaaaaattaaacaaaaaactaataaaatattaaaaatttaaaatatacatgcgtatatatcaacatttgaaacaaaaaaatttagaattataGATACaccatgcaaatttttttaatttcaaaaattaatatttaaaaaaaattaataaattttcaaaaattaaaaaaaaaaattaaataaattaaacttaaaaattaaaaaaaaatcagttaaaatctaaaaaatttcaaaaaaattaaagagaaattaagtaaaatataaaaattgccaaaattattaaaatttaaaagtaaaaagatttaaattttttaaaattaaaaaaaatccatttgttATAccctaaacatatgtatgtatgtgaaaaattagttaattttcaaatttgtattgCTTTTGCGCTCAACCCGCTCGCTGACTAAGTCCATATTTGCATAGTTTTGAGCATCTATGTATGTAGCTGTCAATATTATTACATTTgcaaatgtttaaatatttaaacgagTTGAAAAAATCCCTAAAgtgaatacacacacacatatgtacgtaaaatTATACATAAGCAGATGATGACACATTTGTGACACTTGTGATTGTTTTTTTCATAagtatttgttgctttttgcaAAATCTTGTTGCAGCTCCATTTATAGAAAAGATCGTGACCAATTTGCCTGGAAACAATTAACTGAAAAATCAAGTTCAGTGCATTGTGTACGCCTACGTACGGTTTGGCCGGTTTTTAGCTACTCAATGggttatccattttttttagcGCAACCGTATAATTGGAGTCGTACAAAAgttgatttgaaaaaattcataattatttttccacgaatttttcgatttttaaaaaagaaaagaaaaaaacagatgAAAATggttaagaattaaaaaaatctcatCAAAATTACTTACAaagcttattttatttttttttaagaaatttcgtttttttactttaaattgaattttcagtacaaaaaataattaaagtatatttaggaaaattgaattattatatgtacatattttttttaattttaattttgaaacgctttatgttaattttgaaaTCTCTTTTTTGCGTTAATTTTCTAACCAAAATCTTTTAAATACctaattttgtagtttttttaatttgaaaaaaaaaaattattttaaaatatttagagattttattttaactcgtttaaattttttaatttaatttgtttaattttaattttgaaattcttttaatttagattttttgtttaattttgatttttttttaagttttaaatattttttttttaattttgattttttttttttcatttcattttcgtttattttatgttaattttca contains:
- the LOC126760811 gene encoding neurogenic locus Notch protein, which codes for MPSKIAFSFVLLLAAITSFPEVLGKNVDKRCVNCTYRTYYTSASSPSQYTARDVSADGCHGNPCGVNAVCQDAGGRPVCSCPPGHSGNPLTHCNRGECLDNIDCRGDLQCKDNRCVNPCVGACGLNANCEPKNHVAVCSCPTGYRGDPFTSCHRVDPDEQCHPSPCGINTKCEILNGVPTCSCIHGFTGNPLSGCRHECEHDGDCSARDTCSNYKCVPACQQCGIGATCNTVAGHRAVCECPKGYIGSPYTECRPECYGDSDCPSNRPACFYGICKNTCDGACGVGADCNLRGLTPVCSCPRDMTGDPFVRCRPFTKEDLCEPNPCGTNALCIPGHDNTGRERPVCNCLPGYTGNPLSHCSRGECLSNNECPDNKACINYQCVNPCIGKCASGATCEPKAHLAVCKCPPGYSGDALVSCRQTRAFPVAKYDGCTQCGK